One stretch of Meriones unguiculatus strain TT.TT164.6M chromosome 7, Bangor_MerUng_6.1, whole genome shotgun sequence DNA includes these proteins:
- the Fn3krp gene encoding ketosamine-3-kinase isoform X1, giving the protein MEILLKQELGYSSVKAAGHSGGGCISQGQSYDTDRGRVFVKVNSKAEAKRMFEGEMASLTAILRTGTVKAPKPLKVLDAPGGGSMLVMEHLDMHYLSSFAATLGAQLADLHLENKKLGEGLVKEAGTVGRGAGQAERLFVDQFGFEVVTCCGYLPQVNDWQKDWVTFYARQRIQPQIDMVEENCGDREALELWSALQLKIPDLFRDLEIVPSLLHGDLWGGNVAEDSSGPIIFDPASFYGHSEYELAIAGMFGGFSSSFYSAYHSKIPKAPGFEKRLQLYQLFHYLNHWNHFGSGYRGSSLNIMRNLSK; this is encoded by the exons ATGGAGATACTGCTCAAGCAGGAGCTGGGCTACAGCTCAGTCAAAGCTGCGGGTCACTCGGGAGGCGGGTGCATTAGCCAGGGCCAGAGTTACGACACGGACAGAGGACGGGTGTTCGTGAAAGTGAATTCCAAGGCGGAG GCTAAGAGAATGTTTGAAGGTGAGATGGCAAGTTTAACTGCCATCCTGAGGACAGGCACAGTGAAAGCGCCCAAGCCTCTCAAGGTTCTCGATGCCCCAGGAGGCGGGAGCATGCTGGTGATGGAGCATTTGGACATGCACTACCTGAGCAG CTTTGCTGCCACGCTTGGGGCCCAGCTTGCAGATCTACACCTTGAGAACAAGAAGCTTGGAGAGGGGCTCGTGAAGGAGGCCGGCACCGTGG gGAGAGGCGCCGGCCAGGCGGAGCGGCTCTTCGTGGACCAGTTTGGGTTTGAAGTAGTGACATGCTGTGGGTACCTCCCCCAG GTAAATGACTGGCAGAAGGACTGGGTCACATTCTACGCCAGGCAGCGCATCCAGCCCCAGATAGACATGGTGGAGGAGAATTGTGGGGACCGGGAAGCTCTTGAACTGTGGTCTGCCCTGCAG TTGAAGATCCCTGACCTGTTCCGCGATCTGGAGATTGTGCCTTCCTTGCTTCATGGAGACCTCTGGGGAGGGAATGTAGCAGAAGATTCCTCTGGACCCATCATTTTTGACCCAGCATCCTTCTACGGCCACTCAGAATATGAGCTTGCAATAGCTGGCATGTTTGGGGGCTTCAGCAGCTCCTTTTACTCTGCCTACCATAGCAAAATCCCTAAAGCCCCCGGATTCGAGAAGCGCTTGCAGCTCTATCAGCTGTTTCACTATCTGAACCACTGGAATCACTTTGGATCTGGGTATAGAGGATCCTCTTTAAACATAATGAGGAATCTCAGCAAGTGA
- the Fn3krp gene encoding ketosamine-3-kinase isoform X2 — MFEGEMASLTAILRTGTVKAPKPLKVLDAPGGGSMLVMEHLDMHYLSSFAATLGAQLADLHLENKKLGEGLVKEAGTVGRGAGQAERLFVDQFGFEVVTCCGYLPQVNDWQKDWVTFYARQRIQPQIDMVEENCGDREALELWSALQLKIPDLFRDLEIVPSLLHGDLWGGNVAEDSSGPIIFDPASFYGHSEYELAIAGMFGGFSSSFYSAYHSKIPKAPGFEKRLQLYQLFHYLNHWNHFGSGYRGSSLNIMRNLSK; from the exons ATGTTTGAAGGTGAGATGGCAAGTTTAACTGCCATCCTGAGGACAGGCACAGTGAAAGCGCCCAAGCCTCTCAAGGTTCTCGATGCCCCAGGAGGCGGGAGCATGCTGGTGATGGAGCATTTGGACATGCACTACCTGAGCAG CTTTGCTGCCACGCTTGGGGCCCAGCTTGCAGATCTACACCTTGAGAACAAGAAGCTTGGAGAGGGGCTCGTGAAGGAGGCCGGCACCGTGG gGAGAGGCGCCGGCCAGGCGGAGCGGCTCTTCGTGGACCAGTTTGGGTTTGAAGTAGTGACATGCTGTGGGTACCTCCCCCAG GTAAATGACTGGCAGAAGGACTGGGTCACATTCTACGCCAGGCAGCGCATCCAGCCCCAGATAGACATGGTGGAGGAGAATTGTGGGGACCGGGAAGCTCTTGAACTGTGGTCTGCCCTGCAG TTGAAGATCCCTGACCTGTTCCGCGATCTGGAGATTGTGCCTTCCTTGCTTCATGGAGACCTCTGGGGAGGGAATGTAGCAGAAGATTCCTCTGGACCCATCATTTTTGACCCAGCATCCTTCTACGGCCACTCAGAATATGAGCTTGCAATAGCTGGCATGTTTGGGGGCTTCAGCAGCTCCTTTTACTCTGCCTACCATAGCAAAATCCCTAAAGCCCCCGGATTCGAGAAGCGCTTGCAGCTCTATCAGCTGTTTCACTATCTGAACCACTGGAATCACTTTGGATCTGGGTATAGAGGATCCTCTTTAAACATAATGAGGAATCTCAGCAAGTGA